From the genome of Parcubacteria group bacterium CG10_big_fil_rev_8_21_14_0_10_36_14:
TAGATTGTGCCATCACTAAATTAAAATAGTCTTGCATTGTTATGAAAAAAGTATTTCGTTGTCTAATTATTTTACTGTTGGCGATTACATTGATAATGCCAAGTTTTGTAATTGCTGCGGAAAAAGATGACCTCATAAATTTGAGCGACGAAATAAATAATAAAAAAGATAAGCTTGACGCGTTACAGAAGAACCTTGATTATTATAAAAATCAGATTGATATGGCAAGAAAAAGCGCGGTAACACTAAAAAATCAAATAGATCTTACTGAGAACCACATAAAAAAGACTGAGTTGGAAATTCAGGAAGCGGAGATAAAGATTGATAAATTGGAACTCGAGATGTTGGGTATTAATAATGAAATAGATGGCACCCAAAAGAAGATTGAATTGCAAAAAGATTTGGTCGGATATTATCTACGCGAGATAAACAGGCTTTCCAGCAAATCGCCTTTAGAAATAATTCTTGTGCACCCTTCTTTTTCTCTTTTTTTCAGTGAAGTAAAGTATTTTGAAGATTTACAGAATAACTTGGGTACGTCGCTAAAAAATTTGAAAGACCTACACTCACGTCTGGAAGATAAGCAAAAAGAACTGAAGCAGAAAAAAGACGATACACTTTCGATTAAAAACGATCTGGAAGACAGACGTGGAAAACTTGAAGCTCAAAAAACAGCAAAAACTTTTTACATTGGACAAACGTTTGCTTCGGAATCAAAATTTCAGGCTTTGTTAATCGAAGCTCAAAAAGAACAACAAGACCTTGATGCAGAAATAGGACGCTTAGAAAAAGATATCCGAGAAAAATTAAATCAAAACGACTTGTTCCCATATGGCGGCAATATTGTTTTTACTTGGCCAATCGAAAAAAATAAAATAACCGCTTTCTTTCATGATCCGGATTATCCGTACCGCTACTTATATGAGCACCCGGGTATAGATATACGCGCTATTCAAGGTACGGCGATTGTAGCGCCGGCGCCAGGCTATGTATTAAAGGTGCGCAATCAAAATAGCTCACGCATATATAATTATATAGTATTGGTTCATGCCGGTGGGGCATCAACCGTTTATATTCATTTATCCCAAGTCTATGTTGAAGCGGATACTTATGTTTCGCGTGGACAATTAATCGGCCGTACAGGCGGAACGCCTGGAACGAGGGGAGCGGGTTTGTTTACAACAGGGCCACACTTGCATTTTGAGGTTCGCTTAAACGGTATACCGGTAAATCCGTTAGACTATTTGGTAAACCTATAAAGAATGATACTTTTTTAAAAAACAAAATTTATTCGCTAAGAAAGGTGAATCGGATTTTTAATTATTTTGCGACGCTATGTGATTATGAATCTTTAGCAGAGCAGAGGAACGTATTATCTTCTTTGGTAATGCTTGGTAATGCAAAGATATATTATCTCGGCTTTTCCGGAATATACTAGTACAAAAGATATATAGTATTTTGTAAATTTGTAAACAAGAGTATATAAGACGGATGATGTAGGTATAGACATCGATAATAGGTAAGAAGTATTACCTGTTTTTTAATCTTTGATATAGCGTCGCAGAATATACCTTTTGCGACGCAACAAAAAGGTCAATATAAAACCCCGTGTCTTAGGGGTCGTGGATGATTGGACAAAGTCTGTGTTCGTTTTCCTATCACCCCATTTCGTCAGCCGGTGTTTGCATAATACATCATACTTATTTTATATATACATTATCTCCAAATCTAAGGTCAATATATTCTAATGGTTTATTTACATCCTTTATTTTATTATTAAAGGCCAGGTATAGCTTGTAGAACTGCCTTTCGCCATCTTCTTCGTCATTTAGATATATTTGCCAACCGTTATTAACGTAAACAATAATTTTTGCAGTTGTTTTATTTTTAAAAATTAAAACAGCTTCGGTTTTAATCGGCATACGGGTTTCTACTTCATCTATGAACTGAATGATGATTCCGAATACTTTATCAGCCGGGTACTTATCGCCCACTGAGACGTCTTTGCTATAATAAGCGTCGCAAAATATAGGATAGCTTGGAAGTGCTTCTTCTTTTGTGTTGGCTAGTATTTTTTCTTTATCAATTGTTGCGTTGCCTGCTGTGCTGGTTGCAAAGTCTTCTTCAGTATCTTCGTTTGCAATAAACCAGTTGTCTATTCCCTCTTTTATGCTTAGCACAGTTCTGTCAGCTGATAGGATATATATTTTATTTTTGTTATATACTGCCAGCTTTTGTTGTTTTTCTTTTAGGTTTATTATTATTTTATGCGGATAATATTTTTCTACGGAAATGCTATCGAATATATAGTTTGAAGAAAGCTCTTTTTGCAAATCTTTACTGTTGAAAGTAATAATATTTGAATAGCTGAATAATCCCATTTTCTTTTGCTTGAAAAATGATTCTATTGAAGACTCTACTTCTGCTTTGTCATAATTTTCTATACCCCGTGTTTCCCAGTCATTTATATAGAATGTTTGTGATATCAGTAAAAAATAAATCCAGGCGCAGATAGTAAGTCCTAACATTATTAGACTATAATAAAAACGGCTGGTTTTCGGCTGTTTTTTCTTGCGAAAGTATGGATTTTGTATTTTGCGAGGATGGAGTACCTTTGACATAAGTCAAAAACAAATATTTAGCCTGTATATTATACAATGACGCGTTTTATAAGGGGGTTAATGCGGGTCATAACTTCGTAATTGATGGTGTCTATTTTTTTTGCCAACTCTTCGGCTGTTATTTCGTTTCCTAATAGGATTACTTCATCAAATAATTTTACCTTTGGGGGGGTGTCGGTAATGTCTATAATCGTCATATTCATACAAACTCTGCCTAATACCTTGGCGCGTTTCCCGGATACGAGCGTTTCGCCAATACTGGAAAGTCCGCGATCATAACCGTCCCAATAGCCAATAGGTATAATACCGATACGAGAATTGCGTTTTACGCGTTCTGTGAGCCCATAGCTTACGGGGGTTTTTGCGGATAAGTTCTTTATTTGCGCAATGCGGGTTTTCCATGTTAGCGCAGGCTTTAAGGTTAGATTTACATTTTTTTGTTTTGCTATGGCCTCTGCTTCATGAGAAGACCAGTGTCCGTAAAGTGATATGCCGGCACGCACCATATCAAAATGCGTTTCTGGATAATTGATTATTGCCGCACTGCAGGCAGAATGTTTTATTGGAATATGAATACCAAGAGACTCGATACTCTTTATGTTTTTATGAAATTTTTTGAGCTGTTCCATTGCATAGCTCGGATCTGTTGTGTCTTCTATATTTGCATAATGAGTATATATCCCCTCTATGAAAATATTCTTGTTTTTATTAGCTTTTTTTACAAAGTTAATAAGCTCTTCATTTGCTATCCCCTGTCGAGATGTTCCGGTTTCTACTTTGATATGAATTTTTAATTTTTTATTTTTGAAGTTCGCATTGTATTTGCCGGAGTCTTTTTCTAAATATTTTAACAATTCATTATTATACGCGACAATGCTGACGTTGTTTTTTATGCACTCCCCTATTCGGTCAAATGGCACATACCCCAAAACCAAAATAGGCATCCTATTTTTTTGTTTGCGTAAAAACATTGCTTCGTCAAAAGAATCAACACCACACCAATCAACTAATTTGCTTTGAATACAAATAGTGTTCATCTCTCTTAGCCCATGGCCGTATGCGTTGGACTTTAACACCGCCATAAATAACGGCTTCCTCCCCCTTTGTGAAAGGGGGTCTGGGGGGGACTTTAGCAAAGATTTCAATGCTTTGATATTATGCAAAATATTCTTTTTTGATATTTCAATCCATGTTTTCATATATTATATATCTTAACATAAATTGGCGCATTGTTAAAGACACATCAAGGAATGGTGTTTTTTCTTGTGTTAAGTTCGCTCCTTAATAAAAAAACGCTCCGATATGTTTATCGGAGCGCGGGTGAAGCTCTACTTCTCGCACTTCTTGTTGGGTGGCCGGAGCTCGCAAACCATCTCTGCGCTACTCAGGTGATACCAGTTTCCCTCAAACTGGTATCGGTAGCCTTGCACCTCCACCATTTCGAGTTTTCCGGTTGCCTTTCGCAGTACGGAATAAAATCCCTCATTCGGCTTTTCCATTGAGTGTCTCCCTTTTTTGAACTTGAGGAGAGTATAGCACACTTTAAGGGTTTTGTCAAGGATAAATAAACGCCTCATATGTTATGAGGCGTAAGGGGTGTTTACTTTTTTTCTATTTTTTCTCCTTGTCTGAGAGAGCTTGGAATCCAGTTTCCGCTAGACCACATTCGCTCTAGTTTTTCTCTGATTTCTTCCTCTGGCGTATCCAAAGGAGCATCAATGTGGAAATTGCCGGAAAAGCAGGTTTCGTAGTGCCACCGTCTGAGAAACGTTGGTTTTATTTCGAACATCCTCTCCTCCTTTTAGCTGAGTAGCTCGTGAAGCGGAACAGAGCGACTGGCTTTATTCCATTCTTCAATTGCTAGAACGACGTCTTCCATGGCGGGGATCATTACGATGTCGCAAAGAGCCATGATATCGTTTTCGTCGTTGATATCTTCCATTAGAGCAATCACTCTGCGGAGATCGTCTAGCGGAAGAAAAGCGCCGTTTGAATATTCCGGATAAATGGTTTGCGGGCAAAAATCTTTAAATCGCGTATAAAATAACCGAATACGTAGTTTGTTTGCATTATTTTTTTTGTTTTCCGCAGAGCAATACGCCTGCATAAAAAACCAGTATGTTGCTACAATCCGGGTCATTTCTTCTTCTGTTGCGTCAATCTCAAAGGTATCTTTTACG
Proteins encoded in this window:
- the alr gene encoding alanine racemase, whose protein sequence is MKTWIEISKKNILHNIKALKSLLKSPPDPLSQRGRKPLFMAVLKSNAYGHGLREMNTICIQSKLVDWCGVDSFDEAMFLRKQKNRMPILVLGYVPFDRIGECIKNNVSIVAYNNELLKYLEKDSGKYNANFKNKKLKIHIKVETGTSRQGIANEELINFVKKANKNKNIFIEGIYTHYANIEDTTDPSYAMEQLKKFHKNIKSIESLGIHIPIKHSACSAAIINYPETHFDMVRAGISLYGHWSSHEAEAIAKQKNVNLTLKPALTWKTRIAQIKNLSAKTPVSYGLTERVKRNSRIGIIPIGYWDGYDRGLSSIGETLVSGKRAKVLGRVCMNMTIIDITDTPPKVKLFDEVILLGNEITAEELAKKIDTINYEVMTRINPLIKRVIV